From a single Miscanthus floridulus cultivar M001 chromosome 8, ASM1932011v1, whole genome shotgun sequence genomic region:
- the LOC136472584 gene encoding protein TRACHEARY ELEMENT DIFFERENTIATION-RELATED 7-like has product MAFNPSPPGLGFPYFPPSPYFPRPPPQPRPQAPPPPQRFPPPMRAPPPPQRAPPPPQPPPPRRAPPPPTLPPPPPRSVPPPPALPPPPPRRAPPPPTMPPPPPRRAPPPPTQPPPPPPSPPIRPPPPPTPRPQAPPPPRPLAPPPPHIQPPPAPVPPPPSPPHHIVIIVVFVSLGGLLLLACLAALLCWHKKRGRKTETKAEVLNFSDHVHVHKETMPGPGGANVVRLSVDEDVKFQEAVKKQDAIGESSSTAATGKTTAHHHLPWTWHKKHEGGEEKTELINVTKHKHVDEKIILGPHGEKIEVLSEDEDIRFEEAGENEEEYEKSKARISKS; this is encoded by the coding sequence ATGGCGTTCAACCCTAGCCCTCCAGGACTGGGCTTCCCCTACTTCCCTCCAAGCCCTTACTTTCCAAGGCCACCGCCGCAACCACGGCCACAAGCCCCGCCGCCCCCACAACGCTTCCCGCCGCCGATGCGAGCCCCACCACCGCCACAGCGTGCTCCACCGCCGCCTCAGCCTCCACCGCCACGACGTGCTCCACCGCCACCCAccctaccaccaccacctccacggaGCGTTCCCCCGCCACCGGctctgccaccaccgccaccacgccGCGCTCCTCCGCCGCCTACAAtgccgccgcctccaccacgCCGTGCTCCCCCACCTCCCACCCagcccccgccgccaccaccgtcacCGCCTATTCGCCCACCGCCGCCACCAACTCCTCGTCCTCAAGCCCCACCGCCGCCTCGCCCGCTCGCGCCGCCCCCGCCACATATCCAGCCTCCGCCAGCGCCCGTGCCACCTCCGCCTAGCCCTCCGCACCACATTGTCATCATCGTGGTGTTCGTCTCACTGggcggcctgctgctgctggcatGCCTCGCCGCGCTCCTCTGCTGGCACAAGAAGAGGGGGAGGAAGACAGAGACCAAGGCTGAGGTGCTCAACTTCAGCGACCATGTTCATGTCCACAAGGAGACCATGCCGGGCCCCGGGGGTGCCAACGTCGTCAGGCTGTCAGTAGACGAGGACGTCAAGTTCCAAGAGGCGGTCAAGAAGCAGGACGCCATTGGTGAGTCCTCGAGCACCGCAGCAACTGGTAAGACGACGGCGCATCACCACCTCCCTTGGACCTGGCACAAGAAACATGAGGGCGGAGAAGAGAAGACAGAGCTCATCAACGTCACAAAGCACAAGCATGTCGACGAGAAGATCATACTTGGGCCGCATGGGGAAAAGATTGAGGTCCTTTCAGAAGATGAAGATATCAGATTTGAAGAGGCCGGCGAGAACGAAGAAGAGTATGAAAAATCCAAGGCACGCATAAGCAAATCCTAA
- the LOC136472583 gene encoding chromatin assembly factor 1 subunit FAS2 homolog isoform X1: MRGGTLQINWHDQQPVLSLDFHPASRRLATAGADHDIKIWEVASDGSDDKLPTATFKYALVPNNTAHSSAVNVLRFSPSGEYLASGADGGGIILWKFHPTDDGEAWKIHKTLLFHHKDVLDLQWSHDSAFLVSASVDNTCIIWEASKGTVHQKLEGHLHYVQGVAWDPLGQYIASLSSDRTCKIYANKPQGKSKNAERLNFVCQHTLVKVEYQNHDESKPPIKSHLFHDETLPSFFRRLAWSPDGSFLVLPAGLSKHNSELVNTAYIMSRRDLSRPAIQLPGASKAIVAVRFCPVLFKPRGSNPDGLFKLPYRVVFAVATLNSLYVYDTESVPPILVHAGLHYAAITDIAWSSDAKYMAVSSRDGYCTIIEFENEELGEPHILPGSKEVAKGNLTPEIKKPVSLDSMKVDNSASKLKMEASPVAVGVRPPLLPTENITRTGELAEGNVACENKKPVTVDSMEVDVDDNKVKEATIPVVSEVTPPPVPTKNSASSKPAKRRITPIAIN, encoded by the exons ATGCGGGGCGGGACGCTGCAGATCAACTGGCACGACCAGCAGCCGGTGCTCAGCCTCGACTTCCACCCCGCCTCCCGCCGCCTTGCCACCGCCGGCGCCGACCACGATATCAAG ATCTGGGAGGTAGCGTCGGATGGCTCGGACGACAAGCTCCCCACCGCCACCTTCAAGTACGCCCTCGTCCCCAATAACACCGCCCACAGCTCCGCGGTCAACGTCCTCCGCTTCTCCCCTTCAG GGGAGTATCTCGCCTCCGGTGCTGACG GTGGCGGCATCATCCTCTGGAAATTTCATCCCACTGATGATGGTGAGGCATGGAAAATCCACAAGACGTTACT ATTCCATCACAAGGATGTTCTTGACCTTCAGTGGTCGCATGACAGTGCATTCCTTGTTTCTGCATCAGTTGACAACACTTGCATAATTTGGGAAGCTAGTAAAG GCACGGTGCACCAAAAGTTAGAGGGGCATCTGCATTATGTTCAGGGTGTGGCGTGGGATCCTTTGGGCCAGTATATTGCTTCACTGAGTTCTGACAGAACCTGTAAAATATATGCAAATAAGCCTCAGGGCAAATCCAAGAACGCGGAGAGGTTGAACTTTGTTTGCCAGCATACACTAGTGAAGGTAGAATATCAGAATCATGATGAATCTAAG CCACCAATTAAATCTCATTTGTTTCATGATGAGACACTGCCATCTTTCTTCCGGAGGTTGGCATGGTCACCTGATGGATCTTTTCTAGTATTGCCAGCAG GCCTTTCTAAACACAATTCCGAATTGGTTAATACTGCTTATATAATGTCCAGGCGTGACCTCTCAAG GCCTGCAATACAACTCCCTGGGGCCAGTAAAGCTATAGTAGCAGTACGCTTCTGCCCTGTGCTATTCAAACCACGTGGTTCTAACCCAG ATGGTCTCTTCAAGCTTCCTTATAGAGTTGTTTTTGCTGTTGCTACTTTGAACTCTCTGTATGTCTATGATACAGAAAGTGTTCCTCCAATTCTAGTCCATGCTGGTCTACACTATGCTGCCATTACCGATATTGCATG GTCTTCTGATGCTAAGTACATGGCAGTGTCATCACGGGATGGCTACTGTACTATAATAGAGTTTGAGAATGAGGAACTGGGAGAGCCTCACATCCTCCCTG GATCAAAGGAAGTTGCTAAAGGGAATTTGACACCTGAGATCAAGAAGCCTGTATCTTTAGATAGCATGAAGGTTGACAATAGTGCCAGCAAGCTTAAGATGGAAGCCAGCCCTGTGGCTGTAGGAGTTAGACCACCACTGCTGCCAACCGAGAACATCACAA GAACAGGGGAGCTTGCTGAAGGAAATGTGGCCTGTGAAAACAAGAAGCCGGTAACAGTAGACAGTATGGAAGTAGATGTCGATGATAACAAAGTCAAGGAGGCAACCATTCCTGTGGTGTCTGAAGTGACACCGCCACCAGTACCGACAAAGAATAGCGCATCGAGTAAGCCTGCTAAGAGGCGAATTACTCCTATCGCAATCAACTAA
- the LOC136472583 gene encoding chromatin assembly factor 1 subunit FAS2 homolog isoform X2, with translation MRGGTLQINWHDQQPVLSLDFHPASRRLATAGADHDIKIWEVASDGSDDKLPTATFKYALVPNNTAHSSAVNVLRFSPSGEYLASGADGGGIILWKFHPTDDGEAWKIHKTLLFHHKDVLDLQWSHDSAFLVSASVDNTCIIWEASKGTVHQKLEGHLHYVQGVAWDPLGQYIASLSSDRTCKIYANKPQGKSKNAERLNFVCQHTLVKVEYQNHDESKPPIKSHLFHDETLPSFFRRLAWSPDGSFLVLPAGLSKHNSELVNTAYIMSRRDLSRPAIQLPGASKAIVAVRFCPVLFKPRGSNPDGLFKLPYRVVFAVATLNSLYVYDTESVPPILVHAGLHYAAITDIAWSSDAKYMAVSSRDGYCTIIEFENEELGEPHILPGTGELAEGNVACENKKPVTVDSMEVDVDDNKVKEATIPVVSEVTPPPVPTKNSASSKPAKRRITPIAIN, from the exons ATGCGGGGCGGGACGCTGCAGATCAACTGGCACGACCAGCAGCCGGTGCTCAGCCTCGACTTCCACCCCGCCTCCCGCCGCCTTGCCACCGCCGGCGCCGACCACGATATCAAG ATCTGGGAGGTAGCGTCGGATGGCTCGGACGACAAGCTCCCCACCGCCACCTTCAAGTACGCCCTCGTCCCCAATAACACCGCCCACAGCTCCGCGGTCAACGTCCTCCGCTTCTCCCCTTCAG GGGAGTATCTCGCCTCCGGTGCTGACG GTGGCGGCATCATCCTCTGGAAATTTCATCCCACTGATGATGGTGAGGCATGGAAAATCCACAAGACGTTACT ATTCCATCACAAGGATGTTCTTGACCTTCAGTGGTCGCATGACAGTGCATTCCTTGTTTCTGCATCAGTTGACAACACTTGCATAATTTGGGAAGCTAGTAAAG GCACGGTGCACCAAAAGTTAGAGGGGCATCTGCATTATGTTCAGGGTGTGGCGTGGGATCCTTTGGGCCAGTATATTGCTTCACTGAGTTCTGACAGAACCTGTAAAATATATGCAAATAAGCCTCAGGGCAAATCCAAGAACGCGGAGAGGTTGAACTTTGTTTGCCAGCATACACTAGTGAAGGTAGAATATCAGAATCATGATGAATCTAAG CCACCAATTAAATCTCATTTGTTTCATGATGAGACACTGCCATCTTTCTTCCGGAGGTTGGCATGGTCACCTGATGGATCTTTTCTAGTATTGCCAGCAG GCCTTTCTAAACACAATTCCGAATTGGTTAATACTGCTTATATAATGTCCAGGCGTGACCTCTCAAG GCCTGCAATACAACTCCCTGGGGCCAGTAAAGCTATAGTAGCAGTACGCTTCTGCCCTGTGCTATTCAAACCACGTGGTTCTAACCCAG ATGGTCTCTTCAAGCTTCCTTATAGAGTTGTTTTTGCTGTTGCTACTTTGAACTCTCTGTATGTCTATGATACAGAAAGTGTTCCTCCAATTCTAGTCCATGCTGGTCTACACTATGCTGCCATTACCGATATTGCATG GTCTTCTGATGCTAAGTACATGGCAGTGTCATCACGGGATGGCTACTGTACTATAATAGAGTTTGAGAATGAGGAACTGGGAGAGCCTCACATCCTCCCTG GAACAGGGGAGCTTGCTGAAGGAAATGTGGCCTGTGAAAACAAGAAGCCGGTAACAGTAGACAGTATGGAAGTAGATGTCGATGATAACAAAGTCAAGGAGGCAACCATTCCTGTGGTGTCTGAAGTGACACCGCCACCAGTACCGACAAAGAATAGCGCATCGAGTAAGCCTGCTAAGAGGCGAATTACTCCTATCGCAATCAACTAA
- the LOC136472585 gene encoding pectinesterase inhibitor 28-like: MAMVVLILLALLPFSALGSRSGPTAVQHHGHAGHGTTKHSSPPQPTTAELVRSTCNSTAYYDLCVSALGADPSSATADVRGLSTIAVSAAAANASGGAATAAALANGTATSSSNAQAAPATAATALLRTCAAKYGKARDALAAAGDSIAQQDYDFASVHVSAAAEYPQVCKALFRRLRSAQYPPELAAREETLRQLCSVALDIIALASNSSG; the protein is encoded by the coding sequence aTGGCAATGGTGGTGCTTATCCTGTTGGCCCTGCTCCCTTTCAGCGCCCTTGGCTCTCGCTCCGGCCCGACGGCCGTGCAGCACCACGGCCACGCCGGCCACGGCACCACCAAGCACTCGTCACCTCCTCAACCAACCACGGCGGAGCTAGTACGCAGCACCTGCAACTCCACGGCCTACTACGACCTGTGCGTGTCCGCGCTGGGCGCCGACCCGTCCAGCGCCACGGCGGACGTCCGCGGGCTCTCCACCATCGCCGTGTCCGCGGCGGCCGCCAACGCCTCGGGCGgcgccgccacggccgcggcgCTCGCCAACGGCACCGCCACGTCGTCGTCCAACGCGCAGGCGGCCCCGGCCACCGCCGCCACGGCGCTGCTCCGCACGTGTGCCGCCAAGTACGGCAAGGCCCGGGACGCGCTGGCCGCCGCCGGCGACTCCATCGCGCAGCAGGACTATGACTTCGCGTCTGTGCACGTGAGCGCCGCCGCCGAGTACCCGCAGGTGTGCAAGGCGCTGTTCCGGCGGCTAAGGTCCGCACAGTACCCGCCGGAGCTGGCGGCGAGGGAGGAGACGCTCAGGCAGCTCTGCTCCGTCGCGCTCGACATCATCGCGCTCGCCTCCAACAGCAGTGGCTAG